CTAGCACCTGAAATCGGACATCCGGACCATCAGTCGGCAGAGGCGCCCACTGAACGGTGAGGCTTTCTCCTCCGTCGTTCGGCGTATCAAAAACCCGCACCTCCTGTGGTACAGTGATCAGAGGCTCTGCCACGGCATGTGACGCCAACACACCCGTCATCCAGCCAATCGCGAATAGCAACCGACAGGTTGAGCGAGCATACCAACGTTTGACGAGATACGCTTCACGCTTCACGCAACTCATGCCCCTTCAATCACTTCGATATTCGTCCGTGGAATCACGGCGGTCTTTCCGTCGGCAAATGTGACCTCCAAGATGCGCACCTCACTCTCCGTAGCAATCTTCGTCAGCTCGGACGGGAGCCCCGACACTTCACCGATTCGCCCAAACATCGGATCTCGGATGATCCGAACAGGATCACCAAGGCTGATGCCTTCCCGCTGCGATTGGCTGACAGTCTTCGCCTGCCCTTCCCCCTGTGGAATGATAATCTCCGGGCGAATGACGCCTGCCCTGATCTGTGTGGCCCCGGAGATCGAGGCTTTCCGGCCGGCATGAGCTGCGAGGAGCTTGAACGTTTTTGCGGCCATCGGAATGGTCCCAAACCCCTCGGTCAGGATCAACGTAAACCCCACCTGCTCGGTTCCAGTGATGGCCACACCCAGGTCATAGCCCAACAACGCACGGAGGTCTTCGTCATGAATCCCACCGACCACCACACCAGCCACACCAACAGCTTTCGCCTGTTTCATCGTCTCAGCGGAAAGAAATGAGCCTCCCACCACTACCTTCCCCTTCATGGCGGACGTGAGATGATTCGCCGTCAATGGTTCGTCCGGAGCTGTTACCGCAACCACAATGTCGCCGGACGTCTCCCCACCAATGCCGAAAATCCCCTGGACGAGACTACAGGTCGTCTCAACCACGACACCTTGCTGTGGAATCGTGTCGGTAATTGTGCCATCCACATAGGCCAGCAGCTCCAGCACTCGCGGCGGCTCACGTAACAAAACCTGGCCGGTGACAGACGAGATGGATTCGATCGTGCCGGAGACCGGCGAGCGAATTTCCGTCTTAAACCATTTGATCAGCGGTTGATTCTCCGCCAAGACCTCGTCTTTGGTGACCACATCACCTTCTCGTTTGGTCAAATACCCTTTCATCTCTCCTGGAGTCACGCTGAGCTGATTGGCAAGATTGATCGGGAAGACTTTTCCAGGCAACTCAGCTTTGGCCACCACCTGATCGGACCGGACTCGATCACCGACGGCCACCAAGACTTTCCCTGGGAGCGGCAGCATGCGGCGACGGTGGATCACCGTGCGGTCAGTGACTGTCAGGCCGGGTGTATAGGAGTGCGCCATGCTAGCAATAGTCTTGCGTGTTGAGGACTGAGTGCTGAGCCAAGAGCGTGCCTCGGATATCTGTCTCAGTCCTCATTGCTCGATACTCGGGCCTGGGTAGAGCCCAACGGCGTTGAACCATTTCGTGAGGGACGCCACACGAGCCTCTTGCTCAGCCGGCAGTTTCAGTGGCCGTCCTCGGCCATCGAGCAAGAGTCCCACGACGCCACCATGGACCTCTTTGGTCACAGTCACACCTGCTCCGGCACCCATGCTGACACCTTTGGCAGGCTGAACTTTGATCGTGGCCTTCTGCTCAGAGTCCAACGGTAACAACTTCAACTCGCCGAACTTCAATTGTTCCTTGGTGAGCTTCCCATCGGGCCACGTAATCTCAACATCAGCGCAGACATCACCATCTTTCCCTTGTCCAATCGGTGCCATGCAGGTCCCGAGATAAACCATGCAATCTCGCACGAACACGTCGGTGGCGGCCTGTTCGTTGATCGTCGACAACACCCCGAGATGTGGCATCATAAAGATGCTGTCGACCGACAATCTCGTACAGCCCATCGGTTCATAGGCATCGACCATCATCAGCATCGATTGGATCCGGCGTGGCGCATGAGAGAGAATCCCGCCGCTCCCGACGATCAAATCCAGCTTCAACATATCGATCAGCGACTTGCCGGACGTTTGCTGTTCAAACACATCAGAGATCGTCCGTTCCTGCTGCACACCCTTCAATCCCGTGGCCAGCGACTTGTGATGAATCAAGGCCAGCCGCAAGGCTTCACGCGCGATCGCTTGCTCGATTTGCAACTCGTCAAGCGTTTGCGGAATGGTCGTCGGACGGATCATCTTGTTCTTGATGCGATTGCGCAGCGTCTGTTCATCGATCGTGAACGGCACCCATCGCATGATATTGGCGAGTCCCGCTTCAGCCAGAACATTCGACACACTGTAGGACATCCCAAGATTGGCACTGACCGTCCGATTGAATACCCCGTCGAACACGGAAAACACGTCGGTCGTGGCTCCACCGATATCGACACCGATCAGGTTGAGATGCTCCCGCTTGGCAATGGCCTCCATAATGAGGCCGACTGCGGCGGGAGTCGGCATGATCGGCGCACCGGCCATCTCGATCAGCTTCTTATAGCCAGGGGCCTGCTGCATGACATGTTCGAGAAACAGATCATGGATCTTGTTCCGAGCCGGCGCGAGATTCTCTCGCTCGAGCACCGGACGAATGTTGTCCGTCACGACGAGTGCGGATTTCGCTTCAAGGATCTTTCTGACTTGTGGTTGCGCTTCCTTGTTGCCGGCATAGATCAACGGCAACTTGTACGTCACGCCGAATCTCGGTCGCGGTTCCGCCGCCGCCACATACTCGGCCATCTCCACCACGTGATTCACCGCTCCACCGTCCGTTCCACCGGCCATCAGGATCATGTCCGGTCTCATCGAGCGGATCCGTTCGATCTTTTCATGCGGCAAACGCCCATCATTCGCCGCCAATACATCGATGACAATGGCCCCGGCTCCCAGCGCCGCCCGTTGCGCGCTTTCACCCGTCATATTCTGCACGACACCGGTCACCATCATCTGCAGGCCGCCGCCCGCACTACTGGTAGAAATATAAATGTCGACACCCGTCTTCTCATCGCGGCAAGGCGTGATGATCTGATCACCATCCAAAATCTTACGCCCGGACAGTTCTTCAATTTCCGCGATGGCGTTCAGCACCCCGCGTGTGACATCTTCGAACGGAGCCTCGACGGTCGTCGGTGCTTCACCACGATAGGTCTGTCGATAGGTATCCCCAACTTTCTCGATGAGAATGGCTTTGGTGGTCGTACTGCCGCAATCAGTGGCGACAATGACGTTGAGGGGATGATCGATCTTTGGAGAAGTGGAAACAGAAGCCGTCATTGAGCCGTTGCTCCCTGTGGAGCAGACTTGGTTTCAATGATGGCGATGAGACGAGTCACTGTATCACGTCGTTCGAGCAAGCGAGCGACCTGTTCAACTTCCTTAGTATTGAAGGCACAGTCAAGGATGGGGGTCAGGAAATGGAGCGCCTGGCTTCCGAGAAAATTCATCGGCCCCATAGACTCCAAGAACATCGTCGCCGGCGCCGCCATCCGACGATTGACAATGACGTCGGCGATGCGCTCCAGCAATTGGACATCTTCTATCGCGAGGGGTTGGTCATCCGGCTGCACGGCAAAGGCGTGGCGTAGACCGGCTCGAAGTTGAGCCAGTTTTCCAACTGCACTTCCAGTGAAGAATGA
This portion of the Candidatus Nitrospira nitrosa genome encodes:
- a CDS encoding glutamate mutase L → MTASVSTSPKIDHPLNVIVATDCGSTTTKAILIEKVGDTYRQTYRGEAPTTVEAPFEDVTRGVLNAIAEIEELSGRKILDGDQIITPCRDEKTGVDIYISTSSAGGGLQMMVTGVVQNMTGESAQRAALGAGAIVIDVLAANDGRLPHEKIERIRSMRPDMILMAGGTDGGAVNHVVEMAEYVAAAEPRPRFGVTYKLPLIYAGNKEAQPQVRKILEAKSALVVTDNIRPVLERENLAPARNKIHDLFLEHVMQQAPGYKKLIEMAGAPIMPTPAAVGLIMEAIAKREHLNLIGVDIGGATTDVFSVFDGVFNRTVSANLGMSYSVSNVLAEAGLANIMRWVPFTIDEQTLRNRIKNKMIRPTTIPQTLDELQIEQAIAREALRLALIHHKSLATGLKGVQQERTISDVFEQQTSGKSLIDMLKLDLIVGSGGILSHAPRRIQSMLMMVDAYEPMGCTRLSVDSIFMMPHLGVLSTINEQAATDVFVRDCMVYLGTCMAPIGQGKDGDVCADVEITWPDGKLTKEQLKFGELKLLPLDSEQKATIKVQPAKGVSMGAGAGVTVTKEVHGGVVGLLLDGRGRPLKLPAEQEARVASLTKWFNAVGLYPGPSIEQ